TGGGGCAAACACGTGCGGCTTGGAATTTACTTCTCACAAAAGGACTTGAGTGTGAAAAAATAGACGATTCTATTTACTTACACAATGCAGATCACTCTAATGTTGCCATGGTAGTTGAGTCTCTTGTGAAAAACAATATTCCAGTCTATCGGGTTGAGGGACATACCTCCTCACTTGAAGAGATTTTCTTGAAGATTATTGAGGAGGACAATGGGCATGTTGCAACATCTACTAGCATCTGAATTTCTTAAGCTAAAGCGTAAGTGGGCCTGGTTCCTAATTTTCCTCGGCCCATTTGGAGTGGTAGCACTTCAAGCCTTGAACTTCGGGGTTCGTTACGAATATTTAACGAAGCAATATAAGGATGACCTTTGGGGAGGTCTATTAGGAAATGTTCAATCATTAGTGCCAGCTGTATTAATTATGGGAATGGCCATCATTACATCCATAGTTGCCCATGTTGACCATGAAAATCGTTCATGGAAGCATCTGCTCTCATTGCCAATTAACAAGCATTCTTTACTTTTAGCCAAATTCATTGTCAGCAGTGTGCTATTAGGAGTTGCTAGTTTACTACTTGTTGTTGGAACGGTAATCCTGGGTGTTTCTTTGAGATTTGGACTAGATTCTATCCCTCTTATGGAAATAACGAAAATGGCCTTTTTCTCTTATTTAGCTGCACTTCCTATATTAGCACTTCAGCTATGGATTGCAGTTGTTTATAGTCACCAGGGGGCAGCAATTACGATTGGTATTCTGGGAGCTTTATTTTCAACCTACTCCTTTAAAATGCCTGACTGGGTGATTTGGAAATGGCCTTCGTTACTAAATAATTGGGATGTACCTGCATATAGTGCGTATTTGGGCATGGGAACAGCACTTGTCATTTTTCTAATGGCCACCATTCATTTTACAAAGAGGGATGTGGAAGAATGAGTGTATTTATGAATACCTTACGTTCAGAGTTTTTAAAAATTAGAAAAACCAATATTACTCAATTAATCATCGTAAGTCCTTTGATATGCACCATCATCGCGTTTAGTGGTGGATTTGCTGTATCTGATAATGAATGGCTTAATTCCTATTATGCAATGGTATTTACACATGGAACGTTATTTCTTCCTATGATTACAGGAATTTTTGCTTGTTATGTTTGTCGATATGAACATTTGGATGGTGGTTGGAAGCAGATGCTAACACTTCCAATTCCGCGTTATCAGCTTTATATTGTGAAGTTTACGATGATCATGTTATTGATTGGGCTCATGCAACTCCTTTTCCTCCCAGGTCTATTTTTAGCTGGTACAGTGAAAGGAATGGCCGGATCTTTTCCATTAGAGCTTGTGTTGACAAGTCTATTGGGTGGATGGATAGCAACATTCCCATTGGTTGCATTGCAACTTTGGGTTTCTACGGCTTGGAAAAGCTTTGCAGCCCCAATGGCGATTAATGTCAT
The DNA window shown above is from Cytobacillus luteolus and carries:
- a CDS encoding ABC transporter permease produces the protein MLQHLLASEFLKLKRKWAWFLIFLGPFGVVALQALNFGVRYEYLTKQYKDDLWGGLLGNVQSLVPAVLIMGMAIITSIVAHVDHENRSWKHLLSLPINKHSLLLAKFIVSSVLLGVASLLLVVGTVILGVSLRFGLDSIPLMEITKMAFFSYLAALPILALQLWIAVVYSHQGAAITIGILGALFSTYSFKMPDWVIWKWPSLLNNWDVPAYSAYLGMGTALVIFLMATIHFTKRDVEE
- a CDS encoding ABC transporter permease — translated: MSVFMNTLRSEFLKIRKTNITQLIIVSPLICTIIAFSGGFAVSDNEWLNSYYAMVFTHGTLFLPMITGIFACYVCRYEHLDGGWKQMLTLPIPRYQLYIVKFTMIMLLIGLMQLLFLPGLFLAGTVKGMAGSFPLELVLTSLLGGWIATFPLVALQLWVSTAWKSFAAPMAINVIFTFPSILAANSEKFGPYYPWAQPFFGMIPMEGPESMFFFSIQTLIFVILGSFLVFFFGGLRMFVRRVY